The following proteins come from a genomic window of Actinomarinicola tropica:
- the ftsE gene encoding cell division ATP-binding protein FtsE: MIKLENVTKTYKGDVVALRKASADINKGEFVFLVGASGSGKSTFIRLLNKEEVPEEGHIYVAGKDIGQLSSWKVPYLRRNIGCVFQDFKLLMNKTVAENVAFALEVIGRPRHVVRTQVPAILELVGLKNKMGRYPHELSGGEQQRVSIARAFVNRPLILLADEPTGNLDPTTSVGIMRLLDRINRTGTTVVMATHDRGIVDTMRRRVIELDRGNIVRDQSRGVYE; the protein is encoded by the coding sequence GTGATCAAGCTCGAGAACGTCACCAAGACCTACAAGGGTGACGTCGTCGCGCTCCGCAAGGCGAGCGCCGACATCAACAAGGGCGAGTTCGTCTTCCTGGTCGGCGCCTCGGGCTCCGGCAAGTCGACGTTCATCCGGCTCCTCAACAAGGAGGAGGTCCCGGAGGAGGGCCACATCTACGTGGCCGGCAAGGACATCGGGCAGCTCTCGTCGTGGAAGGTCCCGTACCTGCGCCGCAACATCGGCTGCGTGTTCCAGGACTTCAAGCTGCTGATGAACAAGACGGTGGCCGAGAACGTGGCCTTCGCCCTCGAGGTGATCGGCCGTCCTCGCCACGTGGTGCGCACCCAGGTCCCGGCGATTCTCGAGCTCGTCGGCCTGAAGAACAAGATGGGTCGCTACCCCCACGAGCTCTCGGGTGGTGAGCAGCAGCGCGTGTCGATCGCCCGGGCGTTCGTCAACCGGCCGCTGATCCTCCTCGCCGACGAGCCGACGGGCAACCTCGACCCCACCACCTCGGTCGGCATCATGCGCCTGCTCGACCGGATCAACCGCACGGGCACCACCGTGGTCATGGCCACCCACGACCGCGGCATCGTCGACACGATGCGCCGTCGGGTGATCGAGCTCGACCGCGGCAACATCGTCCGTGACCAGTCCCGCGGCGTCTACGAGTAG
- the prfB gene encoding peptide chain release factor 2 encodes MRDATDDLKALRQRLAEAEHYLKVGELRARQPQLETEASRPDLWDDQERARKVTSELTQVNDDLGLYDDLTRAVDDAETLHEMAREEGDDSLEPEIDEAIDDLRRRFEELELRSLFSGEHDEADAICEVHSGAGGTDSQDWAEMLLRMYLRWAEKQGFDVELDEVSAGQEAGIMSATFIVKGRYAYGLLQGERGVHRLVRISPFDSQARRHTAFASVAVYPFDEGADDVQVDIDEKDLRIDTYRSSGAGGQHVNVTDSAVRITHIPTGIVTSCQNERSQRQNKERAMQVLAAKLAELEREKKAAELAEIAGEQREVGWGSQIRSYVLQPYQMVKDLRTDFEVGNPSAVLDGDVGPFMESYLRWRRAEDEQTD; translated from the coding sequence GTGCGTGACGCCACCGACGACCTGAAGGCGCTGCGTCAGCGCCTCGCCGAGGCCGAGCACTACCTGAAGGTGGGGGAGCTGCGCGCTCGCCAGCCCCAGCTCGAGACCGAGGCGTCGCGCCCCGACCTGTGGGACGACCAGGAACGTGCCCGCAAGGTCACGTCCGAGCTCACCCAGGTGAACGACGACCTCGGTCTCTACGACGACCTCACCCGCGCGGTGGACGACGCCGAGACCCTCCACGAGATGGCTCGTGAGGAGGGCGACGACTCGCTCGAGCCCGAGATCGACGAGGCGATCGACGACCTGCGGCGGCGGTTCGAGGAGCTCGAGCTGCGCTCGCTGTTCTCCGGCGAGCACGACGAGGCCGACGCGATCTGCGAGGTCCACTCCGGCGCGGGCGGCACCGACTCCCAGGACTGGGCCGAGATGCTGCTGCGCATGTACCTGCGGTGGGCGGAGAAGCAGGGCTTCGACGTCGAGCTCGACGAGGTCTCCGCCGGCCAGGAGGCCGGCATCATGTCGGCGACGTTCATCGTCAAGGGCCGCTACGCCTACGGGTTGCTGCAGGGTGAGCGGGGCGTGCACCGCCTGGTGCGGATCTCGCCGTTCGACTCCCAGGCGCGGCGGCACACCGCGTTCGCGTCGGTGGCGGTCTACCCGTTCGACGAGGGGGCCGACGACGTGCAGGTCGACATCGACGAGAAGGACCTGCGCATCGACACGTACCGCTCGTCGGGGGCCGGCGGCCAGCACGTCAACGTCACCGACTCCGCCGTCCGCATCACCCACATCCCGACGGGCATCGTCACCTCGTGCCAGAACGAGCGCAGCCAGCGGCAGAACAAGGAGCGGGCCATGCAGGTCCTTGCCGCCAAGCTGGCCGAGCTGGAGCGGGAGAAGAAGGCCGCCGAGCTGGCCGAGATCGCCGGTGAGCAGCGCGAGGTCGGCTGGGGCAGCCAGATCCGGTCCTACGTGCTGCAGCCGTACCAGATGGTGAAGGACCTGCGGACCGACTTCGAGGTCGGCAACCCCTCGGCGGTGCTCGACGGCGACGTCGGCCCGTTCATGGAGAGCTACCTGCGCTGGCGCCGCGCCGAGGACGAGCAGACGGACTGA
- the secA gene encoding preprotein translocase subunit SecA has protein sequence MGILDKVLRAGEGKKLKAIGGLVAPINDLEPELEALSDDELRGKTTEFRTRLDNGETLDDLLIEAFAVTREAARRVIGQRHFDVQLMGGAALHFGWVAEMKTGEGKTLVSTLPAYLNALSGKGVHIVTVNDYLATFQSEWMGRIHRWLGLEVGLVVPGERDTAHKRAQYACDITYGTNNELGFDYLRDNMAMSLERRVQRGHNYVIVDEVDSILIDEARTPLIISGRLADAAQLYYKFAAIVRGLVRDEDYEVDEEKRNVSPLESGIEKVENALGVENLYDEVSTNLVHQLGAALKAKELYKKDKDYILQSGEVKIVDEFTGRILEGRRWSEGLHQAVEAKEGVKIKEENQTLATITLQNYFRLYDKIAGMTGTAETEAAELMSTYGLNVVPIPTNKPMIREDHGDLIYKTQAAKFDALVEDIAERHQAGQPVLAGTASVAHSETLSKLLERRGISHEVLNAKQHFREAEIVAQAGRLHAVTVATNMAGRGVDILLGGNPELMAVRDVKADGIDPESEEGAAEVATRTEVYTSQCEREGEKVKALGGLYVCGTERHESRRIDNQLRGRAGRQGDPGESRFYLSLEDDLMRLFATGAMNWVMGKALPDDVPIEAKMVTKAIERAQNTVEQRNAEIRKNVLKYDEVMNEQRKVIYQRRDQILNGADLRAEAFEYLAEAVDGVITTFCVSDFTEEWDLDGLLTEITTYWPTELTVDDLRQATSTDELYDVLMAEATSYYELREATLGEEVMRQVERQVMLRIIDQRWREHLQEMDYLQGGINLRAMGQKDPLMEWQREGFEMFGQMMTAIAQDFVKYVMHVEVAVKSSTPAEEPKMRDVQYSAPDDQPPSIANAGAASTGGATLMGGDGAGDAPAANEPPQNTPVVKSDWDKTPRNAPCPCGSGKKFKLCHGR, from the coding sequence ATGGGAATCCTCGACAAGGTCCTCCGCGCCGGCGAGGGCAAGAAGCTCAAGGCCATCGGCGGGTTGGTCGCTCCGATCAACGACCTCGAGCCCGAGCTCGAGGCGCTGTCCGACGACGAGCTCCGTGGCAAGACCACCGAGTTCCGGACCCGCCTCGACAACGGCGAGACGCTCGACGACCTGCTCATCGAGGCCTTCGCCGTCACCCGCGAGGCCGCCCGACGCGTCATCGGCCAGCGCCACTTCGACGTCCAGCTGATGGGCGGCGCCGCCCTGCACTTCGGTTGGGTGGCGGAGATGAAGACCGGTGAGGGCAAGACGCTCGTCTCGACCCTGCCGGCCTACCTGAACGCGCTGTCCGGCAAGGGCGTCCACATCGTCACGGTCAACGACTACCTGGCCACCTTCCAGTCGGAGTGGATGGGTCGCATCCACCGCTGGCTCGGCCTCGAGGTCGGCCTGGTCGTCCCGGGTGAGCGCGACACCGCGCACAAGCGCGCCCAGTACGCCTGCGACATCACCTACGGCACCAACAACGAGCTCGGCTTCGACTACCTCCGCGACAACATGGCCATGTCGCTCGAGCGTCGGGTGCAGCGCGGGCACAACTACGTGATCGTGGACGAGGTCGACTCGATCCTCATCGACGAGGCCCGCACGCCGCTCATCATCTCCGGCCGCCTCGCCGACGCCGCGCAGCTCTACTACAAGTTCGCCGCCATCGTCCGCGGGCTCGTGCGTGACGAGGACTACGAGGTCGACGAGGAGAAGCGCAACGTCTCCCCGCTCGAGTCCGGCATCGAGAAGGTCGAGAACGCTCTCGGCGTCGAGAACCTCTACGACGAGGTGTCGACGAACCTCGTCCACCAGCTCGGCGCGGCCCTGAAGGCCAAGGAGCTCTACAAGAAGGACAAGGACTACATCCTCCAGAGCGGCGAGGTGAAGATCGTCGACGAGTTCACCGGCCGCATCCTCGAGGGGCGCCGCTGGTCGGAGGGCCTCCACCAGGCGGTCGAGGCGAAGGAGGGCGTGAAGATCAAGGAGGAGAACCAGACCCTCGCGACGATCACGCTCCAGAACTACTTCCGCCTCTACGACAAGATCGCCGGCATGACCGGTACGGCCGAGACCGAGGCCGCCGAGCTCATGAGCACCTACGGCCTCAACGTGGTGCCGATCCCGACCAACAAGCCGATGATCCGCGAGGACCACGGCGACCTCATCTACAAGACCCAGGCCGCCAAGTTCGACGCCCTGGTCGAGGACATCGCCGAGCGCCACCAGGCGGGCCAGCCGGTCCTGGCCGGCACCGCCTCGGTCGCCCACTCCGAGACGCTGTCGAAGCTGCTCGAGCGGCGCGGCATCTCCCACGAGGTCCTCAACGCCAAGCAGCACTTCCGGGAGGCCGAGATCGTCGCCCAGGCCGGTCGGCTGCACGCGGTCACCGTCGCCACCAACATGGCCGGTCGAGGCGTCGACATCCTGCTCGGCGGCAACCCGGAGCTCATGGCCGTCCGTGACGTCAAGGCCGACGGGATCGACCCCGAGTCCGAGGAGGGCGCGGCCGAGGTCGCCACGCGGACGGAGGTCTACACGTCGCAGTGCGAGCGGGAGGGCGAGAAGGTCAAGGCGCTCGGTGGCCTCTACGTCTGCGGCACCGAGCGCCACGAGTCCCGCCGCATCGACAACCAGCTCCGTGGTCGTGCCGGACGCCAGGGCGACCCGGGCGAGAGCCGCTTCTACCTGTCCCTCGAGGACGACCTCATGCGCCTCTTCGCGACCGGCGCCATGAACTGGGTGATGGGCAAGGCCCTGCCCGACGACGTGCCGATCGAGGCGAAGATGGTCACCAAGGCCATCGAGCGGGCGCAGAACACCGTCGAGCAGCGCAACGCCGAGATCCGCAAGAACGTCCTCAAGTACGACGAGGTCATGAACGAGCAGCGCAAGGTGATCTACCAGCGCCGCGACCAGATCCTGAACGGCGCCGACCTGCGCGCCGAGGCGTTCGAGTACCTCGCCGAGGCCGTCGACGGCGTGATCACCACGTTCTGCGTCTCCGACTTCACCGAGGAGTGGGACCTCGACGGCCTGCTCACCGAGATCACCACCTACTGGCCGACCGAGCTCACCGTCGACGACCTCCGCCAGGCCACGAGCACCGACGAGCTCTACGACGTGCTCATGGCCGAGGCCACCAGCTACTACGAGCTGCGCGAGGCCACCCTCGGCGAGGAGGTCATGCGCCAGGTCGAGCGCCAGGTGATGCTGCGCATCATCGACCAGCGCTGGCGGGAGCACCTCCAGGAGATGGACTACCTGCAGGGCGGCATCAACCTGCGGGCCATGGGTCAGAAGGACCCGCTCATGGAGTGGCAGCGCGAGGGCTTCGAGATGTTCGGCCAGATGATGACCGCCATCGCCCAGGACTTCGTGAAGTACGTCATGCACGTCGAGGTGGCCGTGAAGTCGTCGACGCCGGCCGAGGAGCCGAAGATGCGCGACGTGCAGTACTCGGCTCCCGACGATCAGCCGCCGTCGATCGCGAACGCCGGCGCGGCGTCCACAGGCGGCGCCACGCTCATGGGCGGCGACGGCGCCGGCGACGCACCGGCGGCGAACGAGCCGCCGCAGAACACGCCGGTGGTGAAGTCCGACTGGGACAAGACCCCGCGCAACGCCCCGTGCCCCTGCGGGAGCGGCAAGAAGTTCAAGCTGTGCCACGGTCGGTGA
- a CDS encoding response regulator, producing the protein MTGHEEDRLRILVCDDHALFRRAVVTALEDAGLDVVAEADTGRTAVEQALEHAPDVVVMDLRMPDGDGASATEEITTRRPWTRILVLTVSDDLDEISGAICAGAIGHLRKEEAMQVLPDVIADVMAGGVHLGRALLRRIGHELGRLTDPYAAAANPAAWRPTEAHLRLVGALADGASLEEAAASAGIPAEAARTELRAAIEGLHRSLRSGSAA; encoded by the coding sequence ATGACCGGCCACGAGGAGGACCGCCTCCGGATCCTCGTCTGCGACGACCACGCCCTGTTCCGCCGTGCGGTCGTCACCGCCCTCGAGGACGCCGGCCTCGACGTCGTCGCCGAGGCCGACACGGGCCGCACGGCGGTCGAGCAGGCCCTCGAGCACGCGCCCGACGTGGTCGTCATGGACCTGCGCATGCCCGACGGCGACGGCGCGTCGGCGACCGAGGAGATCACGACCCGGCGCCCCTGGACCCGCATCCTCGTCCTCACCGTCTCCGACGACCTCGACGAGATCTCGGGGGCGATCTGCGCCGGTGCGATCGGCCACCTCCGCAAGGAGGAGGCCATGCAGGTCCTGCCCGACGTGATCGCCGACGTCATGGCCGGCGGCGTCCACCTCGGGCGGGCGCTCCTGCGTCGCATCGGCCACGAGCTCGGCCGCCTCACCGACCCGTACGCCGCGGCCGCCAACCCGGCGGCGTGGCGGCCGACCGAGGCGCACCTGCGGCTCGTCGGGGCGCTGGCCGACGGCGCGTCGCTCGAGGAGGCCGCCGCCAGCGCCGGGATCCCGGCCGAGGCGGCGCGCACCGAGCTGCGGGCGGCGATCGAGGGGCTGCACCGGTCCCTGCGCTCGGGCTCGGCCGCCTGA
- the hpf gene encoding ribosome hibernation-promoting factor, HPF/YfiA family, with protein MVQITLSVQHSDMPLGLDDAVAATIGRLDRFDPRLVHADVHLSVEHNPRISDRVGCEVVLSGGGELVVARASGPDVPAAVARTVLKLERRLERLRTERERRRRHHVATG; from the coding sequence ATGGTGCAGATCACGCTCAGCGTCCAGCACTCCGACATGCCGCTCGGCCTCGACGACGCCGTCGCCGCGACGATCGGCCGGCTCGATCGCTTCGATCCCCGGCTCGTCCACGCCGACGTGCACCTGTCGGTCGAGCACAACCCGCGGATCTCCGACCGCGTGGGGTGCGAGGTCGTGCTGAGCGGTGGCGGCGAGCTGGTCGTCGCCCGAGCCTCCGGTCCCGACGTGCCGGCAGCGGTGGCGCGCACGGTGCTCAAGCTGGAGCGGCGCCTCGAGCGTCTGCGCACCGAGCGGGAGCGTCGCCGCCGCCATCACGTGGCGACGGGCTGA
- a CDS encoding ComF family protein, which translates to MLLATLCPICRRPDGAPCPECVELLEPSPPVPCPDGLVAVHAALRYEGAARLLVAGVKYRDARAAVGWLADAMVAALPADGDIEVVTWAPTTRGRRRRRGFDHSELLARAVARRIRRPSMLLLRRRDGPAQTGRAAAERQQGVEFCGDRRAAGRAVLLVDDVVTTGATLGAAGRALGEAGARQVTGLVAGATPPPSGPPSS; encoded by the coding sequence ATGCTGCTCGCCACCCTCTGCCCGATCTGCCGGCGGCCCGACGGCGCGCCATGCCCCGAGTGCGTCGAGCTGCTCGAGCCGTCACCGCCCGTGCCCTGCCCCGACGGCCTCGTCGCCGTCCACGCCGCTCTGCGCTACGAGGGGGCGGCGCGGCTCCTCGTCGCCGGCGTCAAGTACCGCGACGCGCGGGCTGCCGTGGGCTGGCTGGCCGACGCCATGGTGGCGGCGCTGCCGGCCGACGGCGACATCGAGGTCGTCACCTGGGCGCCCACCACCCGCGGGCGGCGTCGGCGCCGGGGGTTCGACCACTCCGAGCTTCTCGCCCGGGCCGTCGCCCGGCGCATCCGTCGCCCGTCGATGCTGCTCCTGCGGCGGCGGGACGGCCCGGCCCAGACGGGCCGCGCGGCCGCCGAGCGGCAGCAGGGCGTCGAGTTCTGCGGCGATCGACGGGCGGCCGGTCGAGCGGTCCTGCTCGTCGACGACGTGGTCACCACGGGCGCCACGTTGGGTGCCGCCGGACGGGCGCTGGGTGAGGCCGGGGCGCGCCAGGTCACGGGTCTCGTCGCCGGTGCCACACCTCCGCCTTCCGGTCCGCCGTCGTCGTGA
- the yczE gene encoding membrane protein YczE, whose protein sequence is MSVAPPPTPAFVPPRHELVRRLPPLLLGLVLCGFGIALTVNADLGLGPWDVLHQGVSELTGIPVGTTAILVGAVVLLSWMWIRERPGIGTIANIVVIGLTIDLVLLWLPEPEAMPLRIAFLLVGVFLFGPGSGFYIGAGLGPGPRDGLMTGIARRGPSVRLVRTGIELTALALGILLGGTAGIGTVLFALTIGPNVQFFLPRLAVDRPTPDPSDAPDLV, encoded by the coding sequence GTGTCCGTCGCCCCTCCCCCGACCCCGGCGTTCGTCCCGCCGCGCCACGAGCTGGTCCGCCGCCTCCCACCCCTGCTGCTCGGGTTGGTCCTGTGCGGGTTCGGCATCGCGCTGACCGTGAACGCCGACCTCGGACTCGGGCCGTGGGACGTCCTCCACCAGGGCGTGAGCGAGCTCACCGGTATCCCGGTCGGGACCACGGCCATCCTCGTCGGCGCGGTCGTGCTGCTGAGCTGGATGTGGATCCGCGAGCGCCCCGGGATCGGCACGATCGCCAACATCGTGGTGATCGGCCTCACGATCGACCTCGTCCTGCTCTGGCTCCCCGAGCCCGAGGCCATGCCGCTGCGGATCGCCTTCTTGCTGGTGGGTGTGTTCCTCTTCGGCCCCGGCTCGGGCTTCTACATCGGCGCCGGCCTCGGCCCGGGACCGCGGGACGGCCTCATGACCGGCATCGCACGGCGCGGGCCGTCGGTGCGCCTCGTGCGCACCGGCATCGAGCTGACGGCCCTGGCCCTCGGCATCCTGCTCGGCGGCACCGCCGGCATCGGCACGGTCCTGTTCGCGCTCACGATCGGGCCGAACGTGCAGTTCTTCCTCCCCCGCCTCGCCGTCGACCGCCCGACGCCCGACCCGTCCGACGCGCCCGACCTCGTCTGA